A single region of the Trachemys scripta elegans isolate TJP31775 chromosome 19, CAS_Tse_1.0, whole genome shotgun sequence genome encodes:
- the PERM1 gene encoding PGC-1 and ERR-induced regulator in muscle protein 1 isoform X3, with protein MENFQYSIQLNDRDWAEFYSAAEECSLIPAALATAEELGVSDIEQGDGEAGSPRTARLITVRAGSTPAPGPGPCPPHGVPGETAPPRPIPGHLFLEEVLSGSEDEMDLGSGRRVLCESDTPGSPQQTPLMPSAQDRQLPCFSGAGSAGPASHAMEKPLQAQDSSHDEVGQAAERAVAAPFAVQAGRGLAVVPHSHLPEGAPQEGELSGEHLQGSPEKAESERPVHAADVSSPALAASWGMERPAGEKANWSLCLEPGLPDPTGDISQNPSAEPLQPACSRIPGESRPAGKNPGERLGLGQALSAPGSPGDSPDVVQPRGPVHQGTPTAAVTPSHAAVALQSSTLAIEFLTSSALSRESKGEGIVAKPALGGLEGEDEAQQGGILTCGMLGDEGRGLALGGQAVSAPRSKAVKGPAVQPFPGELKKTSHARPKQATGLGIHENMSLNQSSKPTASQREECRSTTGKALRLGSTVAVAGDAEDGAQGRQRSGLLGGMFPHHSAAEDSQEGAIPALTWPEMYDYFFCDAQEQGEEMNNLGGAAKTPISPCEKEQEVPEMYGPEMYEYFFNEPEESGGGGSKDTFVEPDRISTLEQTASPCESREDLGSTIAGEPGGVISIPEVYEHFFTDGASGRRSWGRIFLRMPALEARKAMAALKSFLQKPMRLVRHSPSDRGVPVPRGSIKRLSLLQLRPPGRIQLKPEDLGMAPALAVVRESKLELCWQQVCLNPTVDRAHQSSESAFAACQYTKVNWGSLKLDFCLRGQWPGTLSVPS; from the exons ATGGAGAATTTCCAGTACAGCATCCAACTGAATGACAGGGACTGGGCGGAGTTTTACTCGGCTGCTGAAGAATGCAGCTTAATCCCGGCTGCCCTGGCCACGGCGGAGGAGCTGGGCGTCAGTGACATTGAGCAAGGGGACGGTGAGGCCGGCAGCCCCCGCACCGCCAGGCTGATCACAGTGAGGGCAGGCAGCACgccagctcctggcccgggaCCCTGCCCCCCACATGGGGTCCCCGGAGAGACCGCCCCGCCCCGGCCCATCCCTGGGCACCTGTTCCTGGAGGAGGTTCTGTCAGGCAGCGAGGATGAAATGGATCTGGGCTCAGGCAGGAGGGTTCTGTGTGAGAGCGACACGCCCGGATCCCCCCAGCAGACTCCGCTGATGCCCAGCgcccaggacaggcagctgcctTGTTTCTCAGGGGCCGGCTCTGCCGGACCAGCTAGCCATGCCATGGAGAAGCCGCTCCAGGCCCAGGACAGCTCCCACGATGAAGTGGGCCAGGCCGCAGAACGTGCAGTGGCCGCCCCGTTTGCTGTACAGGCAGGACGGGGTCTGGCCGTAGTACCCCACAGTCACCTGCCAGAAGGAGCTCCACAGGAGGGGGAATTATCAGGGGAGCATCTACAAGGCAGCCCAGAGAAGGCAGAGTCTGAAAGGCCAGTTCATGCAGCGGATGTGAGCTCCCCAGCACTGGCTGCTTCATGGGGGATGGAGAGGCCAGCGGGGGAAAAGGCTAACTGGTCTCTCTGTTTAGAGCCTGGGCTGCCAGACCCAACCGGTGACATTTCCCAGAATCCATCTGCAGAGCCCCTGCAGCCAGCGTGTTCCAGAATACCAGGGGAGAGCCGGCCTGCTGGGAAGAATCCAGGGGAGCGTTTGGGTCTTGGTCAAGCCTTGTCTGCTCCGGGCTCCCCTGGGGACTCTCCAGATGTCGTGCAGCCCAGAGGGCCTGTGCACCAGGGAACGCCCACAGCTGCGGTGACACCATCACACGCGGCCGTGGCACTGCAAAGCTCGACTCTAGCTATAGAGTTTTTAACCTCCTCTGCCCTATCGCGAGAGAGCAAAGGAGAGGGAATAGTGGCCAAACCAGCTCTtggggggctggagggtgagGATGAAGCTCAGCAAGGTGGTATCTTGACCTGTGGCATGCTGGGGGATGAGGGCCGAGGGTTGGCACTGGGGGGTCAGGCCGTCAGCGCTCCCAGGAGCAAGGCGGTGAAAGGCCCTGCAGTGCAGCCCTTCCCAGGGGAACTGAAGAAGACTAGTCATGCAAGGCCAAAGCAAGCAACTGGTTTAGGAATCCATGAGAACATGTCGTTGAATCAGAGCAGCAAACCCACTGCATCACAGAGAGAGGAGTGCAGGAGCACCACTGGGAAGGCACTGCGTCTTGGAAGCACGGTGGCGGTTGCAGGGGATGCTGAAGATGGAGCCCAGGGAAGGCAGAGATCTGGGCTCCTAGGAGGGATGTTTCCTCATCATTCAGCAGCTGAGGACTCTCAGGAGGGGGCCATACCTGCCCTGACCTGGCCGGAGATGTATGACTATTTTTTCTGTGacgcccaagagcagggggaggagatgaACAACTTGGGTGGGGCGGCGAAAACGCCCATATCTCCCTGTGAGAAGGAGCAGGAGGTGCCTGAAATGTACGGGCCTGAGATGTATGAATATTTCTTTAATGAACCTGaagaaagtgggggaggaggcagcaaaGACACCTTTGTGGAGCCAGACAGGATCAGCACCTTGGAGCAAACTGCCTCACCGTGCGAAAGCCGGGAGGACCTGGGCTCGACCATAGCCGGAGAGCCCGGCGGTGTTATCTCCATCCCCGAGGTTTACGAACATTTCTTTACAGACGGAGCAAgcggcaggaggagctgggggcggATCTTCCTGCGCATGCCGGCCTTGGAGGCAAGAAAAGCCATGGCAGCTTTGAAATCCTTCCTGCAAAAGCCAATGCGCCTGGTCAGACACAGCCCCTCCGACCGCGGGGTCCCGGTCCCACGAGGTTCCATAAAGAGGCTCTcccttctccagctgaggcctcccggGAGAATCCAGCTGAAGCCAGAGGATTTAGGGATGGCCCCTGCACTAGCAG TGGTCAGGGAAAGCAAGCTAGAACTCTGCTGGCAACAAGTGTGTTTAAACCCAACTGTGGACAGGGCCCACCAGAGTTCAGAATCCGCCTTTGCTGCGTGCCAATACACAAAGGTGAACTGGGGAAGCTTGAAGCTGGATTTCTGTTTGAGGGGTCAATGGCCAGGAACGCTGTCTGTACCAAGCTAG
- the PERM1 gene encoding PGC-1 and ERR-induced regulator in muscle protein 1 isoform X1, with translation MENFQYSIQLNDRDWAEFYSAAEECSLIPAALATAEELGVSDIEQGDGEAGSPRTARLITVRAGSTPAPGPGPCPPHGVPGETAPPRPIPGHLFLEEVLSGSEDEMDLGSGRRVLCESDTPGSPQQTPLMPSAQDRQLPCFSGAGSAGPASHAMEKPLQAQDSSHDEVGQAAERAVAAPFAVQAGRGLAVVPHSHLPEGAPQEGELSGEHLQGSPEKAESERPVHAADVSSPALAASWGMERPAGEKANWSLCLEPGLPDPTGDISQNPSAEPLQPACSRIPGESRPAGKNPGERLGLGQALSAPGSPGDSPDVVQPRGPVHQGTPTAAVTPSHAAVALQSSTLAIEFLTSSALSRESKGEGIVAKPALGGLEGEDEAQQGGILTCGMLGDEGRGLALGGQAVSAPRSKAVKGPAVQPFPGELKKTSHARPKQATGLGIHENMSLNQSSKPTASQREECRSTTGKALRLGSTVAVAGDAEDGAQGRQRSGLLGGMFPHHSAAEDSQEGAIPALTWPEMYDYFFCDAQEQGEEMNNLGGAAKTPISPCEKEQEVPEMYGPEMYEYFFNEPEESGGGGSKDTFVEPDRISTLEQTASPCESREDLGSTIAGEPGGVISIPEVYEHFFTDGASGRRSWGRIFLRMPALEARKAMAALKSFLQKPMRLVRHSPSDRGVPVPRGSIKRLSLLQLRPPGRIQLKPEDLGMAPALAGCSSCRKAPPSPSSHAGGHVPGLRCLCILGREDVRSAGSGRMEDCVTGKRRHPLCHPVLQTAGHRRTTRNLDTPAWPSQRHVPWAREEESEGRHSLHLALWQ, from the exons ATGGAGAATTTCCAGTACAGCATCCAACTGAATGACAGGGACTGGGCGGAGTTTTACTCGGCTGCTGAAGAATGCAGCTTAATCCCGGCTGCCCTGGCCACGGCGGAGGAGCTGGGCGTCAGTGACATTGAGCAAGGGGACGGTGAGGCCGGCAGCCCCCGCACCGCCAGGCTGATCACAGTGAGGGCAGGCAGCACgccagctcctggcccgggaCCCTGCCCCCCACATGGGGTCCCCGGAGAGACCGCCCCGCCCCGGCCCATCCCTGGGCACCTGTTCCTGGAGGAGGTTCTGTCAGGCAGCGAGGATGAAATGGATCTGGGCTCAGGCAGGAGGGTTCTGTGTGAGAGCGACACGCCCGGATCCCCCCAGCAGACTCCGCTGATGCCCAGCgcccaggacaggcagctgcctTGTTTCTCAGGGGCCGGCTCTGCCGGACCAGCTAGCCATGCCATGGAGAAGCCGCTCCAGGCCCAGGACAGCTCCCACGATGAAGTGGGCCAGGCCGCAGAACGTGCAGTGGCCGCCCCGTTTGCTGTACAGGCAGGACGGGGTCTGGCCGTAGTACCCCACAGTCACCTGCCAGAAGGAGCTCCACAGGAGGGGGAATTATCAGGGGAGCATCTACAAGGCAGCCCAGAGAAGGCAGAGTCTGAAAGGCCAGTTCATGCAGCGGATGTGAGCTCCCCAGCACTGGCTGCTTCATGGGGGATGGAGAGGCCAGCGGGGGAAAAGGCTAACTGGTCTCTCTGTTTAGAGCCTGGGCTGCCAGACCCAACCGGTGACATTTCCCAGAATCCATCTGCAGAGCCCCTGCAGCCAGCGTGTTCCAGAATACCAGGGGAGAGCCGGCCTGCTGGGAAGAATCCAGGGGAGCGTTTGGGTCTTGGTCAAGCCTTGTCTGCTCCGGGCTCCCCTGGGGACTCTCCAGATGTCGTGCAGCCCAGAGGGCCTGTGCACCAGGGAACGCCCACAGCTGCGGTGACACCATCACACGCGGCCGTGGCACTGCAAAGCTCGACTCTAGCTATAGAGTTTTTAACCTCCTCTGCCCTATCGCGAGAGAGCAAAGGAGAGGGAATAGTGGCCAAACCAGCTCTtggggggctggagggtgagGATGAAGCTCAGCAAGGTGGTATCTTGACCTGTGGCATGCTGGGGGATGAGGGCCGAGGGTTGGCACTGGGGGGTCAGGCCGTCAGCGCTCCCAGGAGCAAGGCGGTGAAAGGCCCTGCAGTGCAGCCCTTCCCAGGGGAACTGAAGAAGACTAGTCATGCAAGGCCAAAGCAAGCAACTGGTTTAGGAATCCATGAGAACATGTCGTTGAATCAGAGCAGCAAACCCACTGCATCACAGAGAGAGGAGTGCAGGAGCACCACTGGGAAGGCACTGCGTCTTGGAAGCACGGTGGCGGTTGCAGGGGATGCTGAAGATGGAGCCCAGGGAAGGCAGAGATCTGGGCTCCTAGGAGGGATGTTTCCTCATCATTCAGCAGCTGAGGACTCTCAGGAGGGGGCCATACCTGCCCTGACCTGGCCGGAGATGTATGACTATTTTTTCTGTGacgcccaagagcagggggaggagatgaACAACTTGGGTGGGGCGGCGAAAACGCCCATATCTCCCTGTGAGAAGGAGCAGGAGGTGCCTGAAATGTACGGGCCTGAGATGTATGAATATTTCTTTAATGAACCTGaagaaagtgggggaggaggcagcaaaGACACCTTTGTGGAGCCAGACAGGATCAGCACCTTGGAGCAAACTGCCTCACCGTGCGAAAGCCGGGAGGACCTGGGCTCGACCATAGCCGGAGAGCCCGGCGGTGTTATCTCCATCCCCGAGGTTTACGAACATTTCTTTACAGACGGAGCAAgcggcaggaggagctgggggcggATCTTCCTGCGCATGCCGGCCTTGGAGGCAAGAAAAGCCATGGCAGCTTTGAAATCCTTCCTGCAAAAGCCAATGCGCCTGGTCAGACACAGCCCCTCCGACCGCGGGGTCCCGGTCCCACGAGGTTCCATAAAGAGGCTCTcccttctccagctgaggcctcccggGAGAATCCAGCTGAAGCCAGAGGATTTAGGGATGGCCCCTGCACTAGCAG GTTGTTCTTCCTGCAGAAAGGCCCCACCCTCCCCTAGCTCTCACGCAGGAGGACATGTGCCTGGTCTTCGTTGCCTTTGCATCCTGGGCCGTGAAGACGTCAGATCTGCAGGCTCCGGACGCATGGAAGACTG TGTTACTGGCAAACGTCGGCACCCTCTCTGCCATCCGGTACTTCAGACGGCAGGCCATCGAAGGACGACACGGAACCTAGACACTCCCGCGTGGCCCAGCCAGAGACACGTCCCGTGGGCCCGCGAGGAAGAGTCCGAGGGACGACACTCACTGCACCTTGCCCTTTGGCAATAA